A single window of Achromobacter xylosoxidans DNA harbors:
- a CDS encoding peroxiredoxin: MSHLRLGDTAPDFEQESSAGPIRFHEYLGNSWGVLFSHPADFTPVCTTELGYTAKLADEFAKRNVKVLALSVDGADSHSKWIEDINDTQSTKVNFPILADKDRKVSELYDMIHPNANATLTVRSVFIIDPNKKVRLIITYPASTGRNFNEILRVIDSLQLTDSHSVATPVNWEDGDDVIIVPSLQDEAVIKQKFPKGYKAVRPYLRITPQPNK; this comes from the coding sequence ATGAGCCATCTACGCCTGGGCGACACCGCGCCCGATTTCGAGCAGGAATCCTCCGCCGGCCCGATCCGTTTCCATGAGTATCTGGGCAATAGCTGGGGCGTGCTGTTCTCGCATCCGGCCGACTTCACGCCCGTCTGCACCACCGAACTGGGCTACACCGCCAAGCTGGCCGATGAATTCGCCAAGCGCAACGTGAAAGTGCTGGCCCTGTCGGTGGACGGCGCCGATTCGCACAGCAAGTGGATCGAGGACATCAACGACACCCAGTCGACCAAGGTCAATTTCCCGATCCTGGCCGACAAGGACCGCAAGGTGTCCGAGCTGTACGACATGATCCACCCCAACGCCAATGCCACGCTGACGGTGCGCTCGGTCTTCATCATCGACCCGAACAAGAAGGTGCGCCTGATCATCACGTACCCCGCCAGCACCGGCCGCAACTTCAACGAGATCCTGCGCGTCATCGACTCGCTGCAGCTTACCGACAGCCACAGCGTGGCCACGCCGGTCAACTGGGAAGACGGCGACGACGTCATCATCGTGCCGTCGCTGCAGGACGAAGCCGTGATCAAGCAGAAGTTCCCCAAGGGCTACAAGGCGGTGCGTCCGTACCTGCGCATTACGCCCCAGCCGAATAAGTAA
- a CDS encoding sulfate adenylyltransferase subunit 1, producing the protein MNAVNDSFLSGADTGVLRLITAGSVDDGKSTLIGRLLYDSKGVFADQLDAISRAKYKRVAEGAIDFSLLTDGLEAEREQGITIDVAYRYFSTPARKFIIADAPGHEQYTRNMVTGASTADVAVILIDATRAADGKLLPQTKRHSTIARLLGIRHIVVAVNKMDLVDWDPAVFERIRDAYADLAGKLGIAHFDALPLSALNGDNVVTLSDKTPWYTGQPLLTLLESLDLAADGRAGPLRFPVQWVSRHDGSLKDDFRGYAGRIASGVLRPGDEIAVQPSGVTARVQEVRLFDRALDEAVAGDSVTLVLDRDVDVSRGDVIVHASAPAQVAREFETELCWLDAQALNPARKYLLKHGTRLTSAKIRAVLTHRDIHELQEVENTEGTLRMNDIGRVTFTTRESLAIDRYADVPATGAFILIDEATHQTAAAGMLR; encoded by the coding sequence ATGAACGCAGTAAACGATTCTTTTCTTTCCGGCGCCGACACGGGCGTGCTGCGCCTGATCACCGCGGGTTCGGTCGACGACGGCAAATCGACGCTGATCGGCCGCCTGCTGTATGACAGCAAGGGCGTGTTCGCCGACCAGCTCGACGCCATCTCGCGCGCCAAGTACAAGCGCGTGGCCGAGGGCGCCATCGATTTCTCGCTGCTGACCGACGGCCTGGAAGCCGAGCGTGAGCAGGGCATCACGATCGACGTGGCCTACCGCTATTTCTCGACGCCGGCGCGCAAGTTCATCATCGCCGACGCGCCCGGCCACGAGCAGTACACCCGCAACATGGTCACCGGCGCGTCCACCGCCGACGTGGCGGTGATCCTGATCGACGCCACGCGCGCGGCCGACGGCAAGCTGCTGCCGCAGACCAAGCGCCACAGCACCATCGCCCGCCTGCTCGGCATCCGCCACATCGTGGTGGCGGTCAACAAGATGGACCTGGTGGACTGGGACCCCGCCGTGTTCGAGCGCATCCGCGACGCCTACGCCGACCTGGCGGGCAAGCTCGGCATCGCACACTTCGACGCGCTGCCGTTGTCGGCGCTGAACGGCGACAACGTGGTGACGCTGTCGGACAAGACGCCCTGGTACACGGGCCAGCCGCTGCTGACGCTGCTGGAATCGCTCGATCTGGCGGCCGATGGCCGCGCCGGGCCGCTGCGCTTTCCGGTGCAATGGGTGTCGCGCCACGACGGCAGCCTCAAGGATGATTTCCGCGGCTACGCGGGCCGCATTGCCAGCGGCGTGCTGCGTCCGGGTGACGAGATCGCGGTGCAGCCTTCGGGCGTGACCGCGCGCGTGCAGGAGGTGCGGCTGTTCGATCGCGCGCTGGATGAAGCGGTGGCGGGCGATTCGGTCACGCTGGTGCTCGACCGCGATGTCGACGTGTCGCGCGGCGACGTGATCGTGCATGCGTCGGCGCCGGCGCAGGTGGCGCGCGAGTTCGAGACCGAGCTGTGCTGGCTCGACGCGCAGGCGCTCAACCCTGCGCGCAAGTATCTGCTCAAGCATGGCACGCGCCTGACGTCGGCGAAGATCCGCGCGGTGCTCACGCATCGCGACATCCACGAATTGCAGGAAGTGGAGAACACCGAAGGCACGCTGCGCATGAACGACATCGGCCGCGTCACGTTCACCACGCGCGAGTCGTTGGCGATCGATCGATATGCGGATGTGCCCGCCACCGGCGCATTCATCCTGATCGACGAAGCCACGCATCAGACCGCGGCGGCGGGCATGCTGCGGTAA
- the cysW gene encoding sulfate ABC transporter permease subunit CysW — translation MSFVDRPAHLTEPRWVRGILLFLALGFLALFLLVPLAAVFYEAFRKGWQLYLEAIVEPDALAAIRLTLVVAAIALPVNLVFGVAAAWAITKFQFRGKQFLITLIDLPFSVSPVVAGLVFVLLFGTQGWFGDWLQAHDLKIVYAVPGIILASLFVTFPFVARELIPLMQAQGSEEEQAALTLGASGWQIFWRVTLPNIKWGLLYGAILCNARAMGEFGAVSVVSGQIRGLTNTMTLHVEILYNEYQYSAAFAVASLLALLALVTLVAKNVIEWRNARYLKAAELPVEYPGPATAIKPAVA, via the coding sequence ATGAGCTTTGTTGACCGTCCCGCCCACCTGACCGAGCCGCGCTGGGTGCGCGGCATCCTGCTGTTCCTGGCGCTGGGTTTCCTGGCACTGTTCCTGCTGGTGCCGCTGGCCGCGGTGTTCTACGAGGCTTTCCGCAAGGGCTGGCAGCTGTACCTGGAGGCCATCGTCGAGCCCGATGCGCTGGCCGCGATCCGCCTGACGCTGGTGGTGGCGGCGATCGCGCTGCCGGTGAACCTGGTGTTCGGCGTGGCCGCCGCCTGGGCCATCACCAAGTTCCAGTTCCGCGGCAAGCAGTTCCTGATCACGCTGATCGACCTGCCGTTCTCGGTGTCGCCGGTGGTGGCCGGCCTGGTGTTCGTGCTGCTGTTCGGCACGCAGGGCTGGTTCGGCGACTGGCTGCAGGCGCACGACCTGAAGATCGTCTATGCCGTGCCGGGCATCATCCTGGCCTCGCTGTTCGTGACCTTCCCCTTCGTCGCGCGCGAGCTGATCCCCCTGATGCAGGCGCAGGGCAGCGAGGAAGAGCAGGCCGCGCTGACGCTGGGCGCGAGCGGCTGGCAGATCTTCTGGCGCGTGACGCTGCCCAACATCAAGTGGGGCCTGCTGTACGGCGCCATTCTCTGCAATGCGCGCGCCATGGGCGAGTTCGGCGCGGTCTCGGTGGTGTCGGGCCAGATCCGCGGCCTGACCAACACCATGACCCTGCACGTGGAGATTCTCTACAACGAATACCAGTATTCGGCGGCGTTCGCGGTGGCCTCGCTGCTGGCGCTGCTGGCGTTGGTGACGCTGGTGGCCAAGAACGTGATCGAGTGGCGCAACGCGCGCTACCTGAAGGCGGCGGAACTGCCGGTCGAGTATCCCGGGCCCGCGACGGCCATCAAGCCGGCCGTCGCCTGA
- the cysT gene encoding sulfate ABC transporter permease subunit CysT, translating into MTTASIPTAKGARAPFAVRRNSPGVLPGFGISMGYAVLYLSVLVLIPLAALPIKSASLGWQGFWDAVTAPRVLASYQLTFGASLLAALVNLVFGTIVAWVLVRYRFPGKKILDALVDLPFALPTAVAGIALTALYAEKGWLGAPLANWFGLKVAFTPLGIVIALIFIGVPFVVRTVQPVLEDIEREIEEAAASLGADRWQTIRRVLLPSLVPALMTGFALAFARAVGEYGSVVFIAGNMPMVSEITPLLIIAKLEQFDYAGAAAIATVMLVLSFVLLFVINLLQGWQARRGLGRQA; encoded by the coding sequence ATGACTACAGCCTCGATTCCGACGGCAAAGGGCGCGCGGGCGCCTTTTGCCGTTCGGCGCAACAGCCCGGGCGTGCTGCCCGGTTTCGGCATTTCCATGGGCTACGCGGTGCTGTACCTGAGCGTGCTCGTGCTGATTCCCCTGGCGGCGCTGCCGATCAAGAGCGCCTCGCTGGGCTGGCAGGGCTTCTGGGACGCGGTGACGGCGCCACGGGTGCTGGCGTCGTATCAACTCACCTTCGGCGCCTCGCTGCTGGCGGCGCTGGTGAACCTGGTGTTCGGCACCATCGTGGCCTGGGTGCTGGTGCGCTACCGCTTTCCGGGCAAGAAGATCCTGGACGCGCTGGTGGACCTGCCGTTCGCGCTGCCCACCGCCGTGGCCGGCATCGCCCTGACCGCGCTGTACGCGGAAAAGGGCTGGCTGGGCGCGCCGCTGGCCAACTGGTTCGGCCTGAAAGTGGCGTTCACGCCGCTGGGCATCGTGATCGCGCTGATTTTCATCGGCGTGCCGTTCGTGGTGCGCACGGTGCAGCCGGTGCTGGAAGACATCGAGCGCGAGATTGAGGAGGCCGCCGCCAGCCTGGGCGCGGACCGCTGGCAGACGATCCGCCGCGTGCTGCTGCCGAGCCTGGTGCCGGCGCTGATGACCGGCTTCGCGCTGGCGTTCGCCCGCGCGGTGGGCGAGTACGGTTCGGTGGTGTTCATCGCCGGCAACATGCCGATGGTGTCCGAGATCACGCCGCTGCTGATCATCGCCAAGCTGGAGCAGTTCGACTATGCCGGCGCCGCCGCCATCGCCACCGTGATGCTGGTGCTGTCGTTCGTGCTGCTTTTCGTCATTAATCTGCTGCAGGGCTGGCAGGCCCGTCGTGGCCTCGGGAGACAGGCATGA
- the cysD gene encoding sulfate adenylyltransferase subunit CysD, translated as MSAVIQRSHLDWLESEAIFILREVAAESEKPVLLFSGGKDSVVLLRLAEKAFRPGRFPFPLMHIDTGHNFDEVIAFRDARAAELGETLIVRSVEDSIKRGSVVLRRETDSRNAAQAVTLLEAIEEFGFDACIGGARRDEEKARAKERIFSFRDEFGQWDPKAQRPELWNLFNTKVHRGENMRVFPISNWTELDVWQYIQRERLALPSIYFSHQREVVRRKGLLVPVTRLTPPQDGDAVERLSVRFRTVGDISCTCPVASEAADTAAIIAETAVTDITERGATRMDDQTSEASMERRKKEGYF; from the coding sequence ATGTCCGCAGTGATCCAACGCAGCCACCTGGACTGGCTGGAATCGGAAGCCATCTTCATCCTGCGCGAGGTGGCCGCCGAAAGCGAGAAGCCCGTGCTGCTGTTTTCGGGCGGCAAGGACTCGGTGGTGCTGTTGCGCCTGGCCGAAAAGGCCTTCCGCCCGGGACGCTTTCCGTTCCCGCTGATGCACATCGACACCGGCCACAACTTCGACGAGGTCATTGCCTTTCGCGACGCCCGCGCCGCCGAGCTGGGCGAGACCCTGATCGTGCGCAGCGTGGAAGACTCGATCAAGCGCGGCAGCGTGGTGCTGCGGCGCGAGACCGATTCGCGCAACGCGGCGCAGGCCGTGACGCTGCTGGAGGCGATCGAGGAATTCGGCTTCGACGCCTGCATCGGCGGCGCCCGCCGCGACGAGGAAAAGGCGCGCGCCAAGGAACGCATCTTCTCGTTCCGCGACGAGTTCGGCCAGTGGGACCCCAAGGCCCAGCGCCCCGAACTGTGGAACCTGTTCAACACCAAGGTGCACCGCGGCGAGAACATGCGGGTGTTTCCGATCTCCAACTGGACCGAGCTGGACGTCTGGCAGTACATCCAGCGCGAACGGCTGGCGCTGCCGTCGATCTACTTCAGCCACCAGCGCGAGGTGGTGCGGCGCAAGGGCCTGTTGGTGCCGGTGACGCGCCTGACGCCGCCGCAGGACGGCGATGCGGTCGAGCGCCTGTCGGTGCGTTTCCGCACGGTGGGCGACATTTCCTGCACCTGCCCGGTGGCCTCGGAGGCCGCCGATACCGCCGCCATCATCGCCGAGACCGCGGTGACCGACATCACCGAGCGCGGCGCCACGCGCATGGATGACCAGACTTCCGAGGCCTCGATGGAGCGCCGCAAGAAGGAAGGCTATTTCTGA
- a CDS encoding sulfate ABC transporter substrate-binding protein, which translates to MSFRKAGWLAALAAVTMSLAAIAPAQAQQKQTLLNVSYDPTRELYRAIDDAFIKQYKEKANVDLTIRQSHGGSGRQARSVIDGLEADVVTLALAYDIDALADRGLLPENWQARLPQNSSPYTSTIVFLVRKGNPKHIKDWDDLIKDGVQVITPNPKTSGGARWNYLAAWAYALEKNGGSEDKARAYVGDLLKHVPVLDTGARGATTTFVERGVGDVLLAWENEAFLALEELGPDKFDIVVPSLSILAEPPVAIVDKIVDKKGTRAAAQAYLEFLYTPAAQEIIAKNYYRPIDKTVAAKYESKFPKVKLVTIDDKIFGGWRKAQKDHFSDGGTFDQIYQPQKK; encoded by the coding sequence ATGTCTTTCAGGAAAGCCGGATGGTTGGCCGCCTTGGCCGCAGTGACGATGTCTCTTGCCGCGATTGCGCCGGCGCAGGCGCAGCAGAAGCAGACGCTGTTGAACGTGTCCTATGATCCGACGCGCGAACTGTACCGCGCCATCGATGACGCCTTCATCAAGCAATACAAGGAAAAGGCCAACGTCGACCTGACCATCCGCCAGTCGCACGGTGGTTCCGGCCGCCAGGCGCGCTCGGTCATCGACGGCCTGGAAGCCGACGTGGTGACGCTGGCGCTGGCCTACGACATCGACGCCCTCGCCGACCGCGGCCTCCTGCCCGAAAACTGGCAGGCGCGCCTGCCGCAGAACAGCTCGCCCTACACCTCGACCATCGTGTTCCTGGTGCGCAAGGGCAACCCCAAGCACATCAAGGACTGGGACGACCTGATCAAGGACGGCGTGCAGGTGATCACGCCCAACCCCAAGACCTCCGGCGGCGCGCGCTGGAACTACCTGGCCGCCTGGGCCTACGCGCTGGAAAAGAACGGCGGCAGCGAAGACAAGGCGCGCGCCTACGTCGGCGACCTGCTCAAGCACGTGCCGGTGCTGGATACCGGCGCCCGCGGCGCTACCACCACCTTCGTCGAACGCGGCGTCGGCGACGTGTTGCTGGCGTGGGAGAACGAGGCCTTCCTCGCGCTGGAAGAATTGGGTCCGGACAAGTTCGACATCGTGGTGCCGTCGCTGTCGATCCTGGCCGAGCCGCCCGTGGCCATCGTCGACAAGATCGTCGACAAGAAGGGCACCCGCGCCGCGGCCCAGGCCTACCTGGAATTCCTCTACACCCCGGCAGCCCAGGAAATCATCGCCAAGAACTACTACCGGCCGATCGACAAGACCGTGGCCGCCAAGTACGAAAGCAAGTTCCCCAAGGTCAAGCTGGTGACCATCGACGACAAGATCTTCGGCGGCTGGCGCAAGGCGCAGAAGGACCACTTCAGCGACGGCGGCACCTTCGACCAGATCTACCAGCCGCAGAAGAAGTAA
- a CDS encoding sulfate/molybdate ABC transporter ATP-binding protein — MSIEVRNLSKRFGQFRALNDVSLHIETGELVALLGPSGCGKTTLLRIIAGLESADTGSVLFAGEDATAVDVRQRQVGFVFQHYALFKHMTVFENVAFGLRVKHRSQRPPEDQIRRKVHDLLNLVQLDWLADRYPAQLSGGQRQRIALARALAVEPRVLLLDEPFGALDAKVRKELRRWLRRLHDELNVASVFVTHDQEEALEVADRVVLMNAGKIEQVGTPREVWEGPATPFVYGFLGDVNQLQGVASRGVWEGAGLSLPAPELAQAEAQRATAYVRPHEFDIERYRAGAAGIPVRLSHAYLAGPSAYLELASEDSDAVIEAEVPEHLYRELGLRDGDVLLARPRRARIFAVQA; from the coding sequence ATGAGTATCGAAGTACGCAATCTTTCCAAGCGCTTCGGCCAGTTCCGGGCGCTCAACGACGTCTCGCTGCACATCGAGACGGGCGAGCTGGTGGCGCTGCTGGGGCCTTCGGGCTGTGGCAAGACCACGCTGCTGCGCATCATCGCCGGGCTGGAGTCGGCCGACACGGGCAGCGTGCTGTTCGCCGGCGAGGACGCCACCGCGGTGGACGTGCGCCAGCGCCAGGTCGGCTTCGTGTTCCAGCACTACGCGCTGTTCAAGCACATGACGGTGTTCGAGAACGTCGCCTTCGGGCTGCGCGTCAAGCACCGTTCGCAGCGGCCGCCGGAAGACCAGATCCGGCGCAAGGTGCATGACCTGCTCAATCTGGTGCAACTGGACTGGCTGGCGGACCGCTACCCGGCGCAGCTGTCGGGCGGCCAGCGCCAGCGCATCGCCCTGGCGCGGGCGCTGGCGGTGGAGCCGCGCGTGCTGTTGCTGGACGAGCCCTTCGGCGCGCTCGACGCCAAGGTGCGCAAGGAACTGCGGCGCTGGCTGCGCCGCCTGCACGACGAGCTGAACGTGGCCAGCGTGTTCGTCACGCACGACCAGGAAGAGGCGTTGGAGGTGGCCGACCGCGTGGTGCTGATGAATGCCGGCAAGATCGAACAGGTCGGCACGCCGCGCGAAGTCTGGGAAGGGCCGGCCACGCCCTTCGTCTATGGCTTCCTGGGCGACGTCAACCAGTTGCAGGGCGTGGCCAGCCGCGGCGTCTGGGAAGGGGCGGGCCTGTCGTTGCCGGCGCCCGAACTGGCGCAGGCCGAGGCGCAGCGCGCCACCGCCTATGTGCGGCCGCACGAATTCGACATCGAGCGCTATCGGGCCGGCGCCGCCGGCATTCCGGTGCGCCTGTCCCATGCCTACCTGGCCGGCCCCAGCGCCTACCTGGAACTGGCCAGCGAGGATTCCGACGCCGTCATCGAGGCCGAGGTGCCCGAGCACCTGTACCGGGAGCTCGGCCTGCGCGATGGCGACGTGCTGCTGGCCCGCCCGCGCCGGGCCCGTATCTTCGCGGTGCAAGCATGA
- a CDS encoding PA0069 family radical SAM protein codes for MARTDHSFPAGSGSPAAAPAALRGRGAVTNVRHRFQKDDRVQVDDGWSASGLPADFVDAVPNNSPDGASDTLGLVDQADAAAVTPAAAVIPNLPDDRRAPVAPKTTVTAEEARKILSRNDSPDIPFDVAVNPYRGCEHGCVYCYARPTHSYLGYSPGLDFETRLVAKANAIEALRAEISRPGYKPSPINIGSATDAYQPIERDWRLTRGMLELMLETRHPVTIVTKNALVARDLDLLAALAEQNLVVVYMSITTLDAGMARTLEPRAAAPWRRLEAVRNLTAAGVPVGVLVAPVIPFINDDAMEHILQESKAAGAHYASYTVIRLPWEVKTLFEDWLNAHYPDRAQRVLHRIEDLRNGRRNDPNFGSRMRGTGIWADLLRQRFAVATRKLGLNRHRLALDCDRFQPPAPVGASAALFGPGANMADIPVFPSPAGAKASSGVPFASAAPAAGAYGRGARQLRAMVAGQLSLFD; via the coding sequence ATGGCACGCACCGATCATTCTTTTCCCGCCGGTTCTGGGTCCCCGGCTGCCGCCCCCGCCGCCTTGCGCGGTCGGGGTGCGGTTACTAATGTTCGGCATCGCTTCCAGAAAGATGACCGCGTGCAGGTCGACGATGGCTGGTCCGCTTCGGGCCTCCCGGCAGATTTCGTCGATGCTGTCCCCAATAATTCTCCCGATGGCGCGTCCGACACGCTCGGCCTGGTAGACCAGGCCGATGCCGCCGCCGTTACGCCCGCGGCCGCCGTCATCCCCAACCTGCCCGACGACCGCCGGGCGCCCGTCGCGCCCAAGACCACCGTCACGGCCGAAGAGGCCCGCAAGATCCTGTCGCGCAACGATTCGCCGGACATCCCCTTCGACGTCGCCGTCAATCCCTACCGTGGCTGCGAGCATGGCTGCGTCTATTGTTATGCCCGCCCGACCCATTCCTACCTGGGCTACTCCCCCGGCCTCGATTTCGAGACGCGGCTGGTGGCCAAGGCCAACGCGATAGAGGCGCTGCGGGCGGAAATCAGCCGCCCGGGTTACAAGCCGTCGCCCATCAACATCGGATCGGCCACCGACGCCTACCAGCCCATCGAGCGCGACTGGCGCCTGACGCGCGGCATGCTCGAGCTGATGCTCGAAACCCGCCACCCGGTCACCATCGTCACCAAGAACGCGCTGGTGGCGCGCGACCTCGACCTCCTGGCGGCGTTGGCCGAACAGAACCTGGTGGTCGTCTACATGAGCATCACCACGCTCGACGCCGGCATGGCCCGCACGCTGGAGCCGCGCGCCGCGGCCCCCTGGCGCCGCCTGGAGGCCGTGCGCAACCTCACCGCCGCCGGGGTGCCGGTCGGCGTGCTGGTGGCGCCCGTGATCCCGTTCATCAACGATGACGCCATGGAACACATCCTGCAGGAATCGAAGGCGGCGGGCGCGCACTACGCCAGCTACACCGTCATCCGCCTGCCCTGGGAAGTCAAAACCCTGTTCGAGGACTGGCTCAACGCCCATTACCCCGACCGTGCCCAGCGCGTGCTGCACCGCATCGAAGACCTGCGCAACGGCCGCCGCAACGATCCCAACTTCGGTTCGCGCATGCGCGGCACCGGCATCTGGGCCGACCTGCTGCGCCAGCGCTTTGCCGTGGCCACCCGCAAGCTGGGCCTGAACCGCCATCGCCTGGCGCTCGACTGCGACCGCTTCCAGCCGCCTGCGCCGGTTGGCGCATCCGCCGCCTTGTTCGGCCCGGGCGCCAATATGGCTGATATCCCCGTTTTTCCATCCCCGGCTGGCGCGAAAGCGTCTTCAGGGGTCCCTTTTGCCAGTGCCGCGCCGGCGGCCGGCGCCTACGGGCGCGGTGCGCGCCAGTTGCGCGCCATGGTCGCCGGCCAGCTGTCGTTGTTCGACTGA
- a CDS encoding phosphoadenylyl-sulfate reductase, protein MTTAALDTGLEPALAARWDELQARLADIQRRYPDAALASSLAAEDMVLTHAIYSAGLGLEVFTLDTGRLHAETLGVLDAVRERYGREVTVYRPDGDAVERHVAEHGAYAFYESVELRKACCQIRKVEPLKRALAGRGAWITGQRRAQSATRGELHLEEDDATFGLYKFNPLAEWSEADVWGVIRALGIPYNPLHDQGYPSIGCEPCTRAIRPGEDLRAGRWWWESSDSKECGLHAGNRVIGIVAAPRD, encoded by the coding sequence ATGACGACGGCCGCACTCGATACCGGCCTGGAGCCGGCCCTGGCAGCACGCTGGGACGAACTGCAGGCGCGGCTGGCCGACATCCAGCGGCGCTATCCCGATGCGGCACTGGCGTCGTCGCTGGCGGCCGAGGACATGGTGTTGACGCACGCCATCTACAGCGCCGGCCTGGGCCTGGAAGTCTTCACGCTCGACACCGGCCGGCTGCACGCGGAAACGCTGGGCGTGCTGGACGCGGTGCGCGAGCGCTATGGGCGCGAGGTCACCGTGTACCGGCCCGACGGCGACGCGGTCGAACGCCACGTGGCCGAGCATGGCGCCTATGCCTTCTACGAAAGCGTCGAGCTGCGCAAGGCCTGTTGCCAGATCCGCAAGGTCGAGCCGCTCAAGCGCGCGCTGGCCGGGCGCGGCGCCTGGATCACCGGGCAGCGGCGGGCGCAGTCGGCCACGCGCGGCGAGCTGCACCTGGAAGAAGACGACGCCACCTTCGGGCTCTACAAGTTCAACCCGCTGGCCGAATGGAGCGAAGCGGACGTCTGGGGCGTGATCCGCGCCCTCGGCATTCCGTACAACCCGCTACACGACCAGGGCTATCCGTCCATCGGCTGCGAACCCTGTACCCGCGCCATCCGCCCGGGCGAAGACCTGCGCGCGGGGCGCTGGTGGTGGGAGTCGTCGGATTCCAAGGAATGCGGCCTGCACGCAGGCAACCGGGTCATCGGCATCGTCGCGGCTCCCCGCGACTGA
- a CDS encoding acyl-CoA dehydrogenase, translating into MPYLTPLQDFRFALKELAGLDDVLKLPGFEEVTPDLVDAILEENGRFVEQAIAPLNVPGDTRPPVWNDGHVTATPGYAQGFKDYAAGGWQGLQHPQAWGGQGLPKLVAAAPGENIQAASLAFSLCPMLTDGVIEAILTVGSEEQRRKFVPNLIGGKWTGTMNLTEPQAGSDLAQVATRAVRQEDGSYRLSGQKIFITYGEHDLAENIIHLVLARTPDAPPGVKGISLFIVPKFLVGADGSLGPRNDVWCASLEHKLGIHGSPTAVLLYGSGKGEAGEGAVGYLVGELNRGLEYMFIMMNAARYSVGQQGIGVSERAYQHALAYARERVQGRAVEGSSAAVAIARHPDVQRMLLTMKALTEAARAVSYVTAAAHDKGTHHPDPEQRARNRAFYEYMVPIVKGFATESAVEVASLGVQVHGGMGYIEETGAAQYYRDARILPIYEGTTAIQANDLVSRKTQRDAGATAYAAIAAMRETLRAVEAESSRAAASERDGLRLLRDNLDSAIQAYESGVEFILEQTAVNIRAVYASSVPYLMLAGVVHGGWQMARAVLACRRHLAAGSTDPFHREKLATGLFYAAHILPRALALSAAVRAGVVADACGAAANIA; encoded by the coding sequence ATGCCCTACCTAACCCCGTTGCAGGATTTCCGCTTTGCGCTCAAGGAGCTGGCCGGCCTGGACGACGTCCTCAAGCTGCCCGGTTTCGAAGAGGTGACCCCCGACCTGGTGGACGCCATCCTGGAAGAGAATGGCCGCTTCGTCGAGCAGGCGATCGCTCCGCTGAATGTGCCGGGCGACACTCGCCCCCCGGTCTGGAATGATGGCCACGTGACCGCGACGCCGGGCTATGCCCAGGGCTTCAAGGACTACGCCGCCGGCGGCTGGCAGGGCCTGCAGCATCCGCAGGCCTGGGGCGGCCAGGGCTTGCCCAAGCTGGTCGCGGCCGCGCCCGGCGAGAACATCCAGGCGGCCAGCCTGGCGTTCTCGCTGTGCCCGATGCTGACCGACGGCGTGATCGAAGCCATCCTGACGGTCGGGTCGGAAGAACAGCGCAGGAAGTTCGTGCCCAACCTGATCGGCGGCAAATGGACGGGAACCATGAACCTGACCGAGCCGCAGGCAGGTTCCGACCTGGCCCAGGTCGCCACCCGCGCGGTGCGCCAGGAAGACGGCAGCTACCGCCTGTCGGGCCAGAAGATCTTCATTACCTACGGCGAGCACGATCTGGCCGAGAACATCATCCACCTGGTGCTGGCGCGCACGCCGGACGCGCCCCCCGGGGTGAAAGGCATCTCGCTGTTCATCGTGCCGAAGTTCCTGGTCGGGGCCGATGGCTCCCTGGGGCCGCGCAACGATGTCTGGTGCGCGTCGCTGGAGCACAAGCTGGGCATCCACGGCAGTCCCACCGCCGTGCTGCTGTACGGATCCGGCAAGGGCGAGGCGGGCGAGGGCGCGGTCGGCTACCTGGTGGGCGAACTGAACCGTGGCCTGGAATACATGTTCATCATGATGAACGCGGCGCGCTATTCGGTCGGGCAGCAGGGCATCGGCGTGTCCGAGCGCGCCTACCAGCACGCGCTGGCCTACGCGCGCGAACGGGTGCAGGGACGCGCCGTGGAAGGTTCCAGCGCCGCCGTCGCGATCGCGCGCCATCCGGACGTGCAGCGCATGCTGCTGACCATGAAGGCGCTGACCGAGGCGGCGCGCGCCGTGTCCTACGTGACGGCGGCGGCCCACGACAAGGGCACTCACCATCCCGACCCGGAGCAGCGGGCCCGCAACCGCGCTTTCTACGAATACATGGTGCCCATCGTGAAGGGGTTTGCCACCGAGTCGGCGGTGGAGGTGGCCTCGCTTGGCGTGCAGGTGCACGGCGGCATGGGCTACATCGAGGAGACCGGGGCGGCCCAGTATTACCGCGATGCCCGCATCCTGCCGATCTACGAGGGCACCACCGCGATCCAGGCCAATGACCTGGTCAGCCGCAAGACCCAGCGCGATGCCGGTGCCACCGCCTACGCCGCCATTGCCGCCATGCGCGAGACGCTGCGGGCGGTCGAGGCCGAGTCCTCGCGCGCCGCGGCGTCCGAGCGCGACGGCCTGCGCCTGCTGCGCGACAACCTCGACAGCGCGATCCAGGCCTACGAGTCGGGGGTGGAATTCATCCTGGAGCAAACGGCGGTGAACATCCGCGCCGTCTATGCCAGCAGCGTGCCGTACCTGATGCTGGCCGGCGTGGTGCACGGCGGTTGGCAGATGGCGCGCGCCGTGCTGGCGTGCCGCCGACACCTGGCGGCGGGATCGACCGATCCGTTCCATCGCGAGAAGCTGGCGACCGGATTGTTCTACGCCGCCCACATCCTGCCGCGCGCCCTGGCGCTGTCGGCGGCGGTGCGCGCCGGGGTGGTGGCGGACGCCTGCGGCGCCGCCGCGAATATTGCATAA